The Citrus sinensis cultivar Valencia sweet orange chromosome 4, DVS_A1.0, whole genome shotgun sequence DNA segment ATTGATCCTACTAATAAAATGGGAGGCATGgtctataaaaatttattacaattcaATTTTCGAATGGGAAACTACTCACATGTCACAAAGCTTTAAtacagattttgaaaagttaataggttatttttaatatttaattttttttataaaaaattactttcactgAAATCGCTCTATCATCCAATAGATTTTGAATAACAgggaataaataattatttaaaatataattatgagaatcaattttatatttaatataattctatatatattctcatatatattataaaactcCAAAAGTAtacttattaattagaaaataaaatcatttacttcaaaatattattattattattaattgagatatcaaaataaaaaataaaattaatgatataaaatatttattttaattattaatttttatatatacacaattaaaaatattttatatacatatttataaattgataaataaattttattcaatattatgtccaatcaattatttatattttttttgatattttaacaaCAACATTTATCAAACAAATACAactgcttttaaaactcatgacacttttaaaaataaattatatccaacgtttaattgattctcttcacaattaattatttaaaaaaaaaacacaggtaacaacaacaattatttttaaagttacaaTAAAACTGACCCTAAATGAAATTGACATTTGTATATAACTTAGAATGCTAAGAAAGTGTTTGTTAAGGATCTGGCCTGGCGCGTCTGTAAAGTTTCAACATACCAAGGTCTTTACGCCGGAAAACGACCAACCCTTTTGCACTATTTAGGATTTTTATCAGCATCTCAATCTACCAGCCAcataaaaacatttttattccAACAAAACTTAAGGAACTGAGTAATTAACCGAGCCCCCTATAGTTTTAATCACCGAGTATTTAGTCCTCTTGTCACCGCTTTTTGCAGTTTTTCCACACTTGAATCTCATGCCGCCTATCCTGtgcaaacaaatttaataatactatatgataatttttgaccacttttctttctttaagtttttttatctttgttaTTCAAGATACAAATTGCTAGGAAAAATGGAAACAATTAAGTACATCAGCAGAACTCCAGGATATATATTCTACGACTGTTGTTTAATGAACCACATGGAGACTTGGAGacttattcaaatttcagtCCTTGTGTTTTTAACATGCCAGATTCTACCAACTTAACCAGTTGGCACTCACTTTCCAATAACATGTCCATTCCCTAATATTATGGataactttaataatttctttgtttatgaTGATCTACTTTTGACTTTAGTGTTGCAGTTTATTATTTGAGTCATGATAGTCgttgaaaaaaatcaatcacacacttttattttttatgatctACTGTGATTTGACAAGACAGTCTTGTCAAAtcactataattaattaaaaataataataaaataccaTTATTTTGTATTCATGTAGATCCACCATGACACGACAGTCTCATCGTATCATtatactaaatttaaaaaagaaaaataagtatcTCATTTCTATGTTTGCGAAGATATATTACAACATAGAAATATGATCAgatctttataataaattttaaaaaaataaactaaatcatcctcattttctatttaCGAGGATCTATTGTAACAAAACACTCTTATCTAATAGCAggatacaaaatatttttaatattacatataataaaatcaaatcccAACATAGTATACATGTTCAATCAAAAGCCAGcatatcaaattcaaagaaaacacTCTTACAGTTAGTAGCAGGGAGACTCAAAACATTTTACCTTAATAGttaaggagaaaaaaataccTATCTAACCAATCAAGGAGTTGTTGAATAGAATacaaaatgtttaaatttggCATAACGaatagtttttttcttttcgttggcTAAAATCTAACAGCAATTTCActacaaaacaaatttcaGAATACCTAACCCAAGAGGTAGGCGTAGATTTGGCTGTTAAATGAATTCTATCCAATAATAACCTCTCAGGTTACTAGTCTTCCTCATTGACAGTGAGCAGTTTTGACGTAATTGGACCAAAATTTGAACAAAGTGTTTGAACATAAGAAGTTTTCTGGGGATCTTTCGATTAGTTTGAACACAATAAATGGCCAAACTTGCTGTAGCCTACTTCTATGATTTTAGGAAAATGACATTTATTACTGCAATTTGCCAGGAAGAAGAACCGCCGGCCGTTTGCTATAATGTTAATGtcacaaaatttaaagttgCAAATGGGTCAAAGATTCTATGATGTATGATTACAAAATGAATTATTGAAACACCGAGCGAACTAGGTGTATTCTGATATTTGAATCTATTATAAATCTAAATATATTCACAAGTTATACATGCGATATGCAAAAGCGTGTTACATAGGGCAGTAAATGAATCAGACCGaagacaaataaatataatgtcagtttttttttttaatattatatctaaTAGCAACCACAGCTAAATTATCAATctacaattaaaattcaatataatcCAACATGCCAAAATTTAAAGTATGAACTAAAgtccaataaaaataaaaataaaatttctcataaTTAGATCTGGTAAAATCGGTCATGGGTTGTGTTTTTgttgtgtcaaatttaggtcaGTTAAAACACAACtcattttaacaaagtgaTGATACTTTCACTAGATATTcgactatatatatagagagagagagtatgaCGATATactcattttaataaagtgagAATGCTacaattaactaaaaaatagtttccaatgtattaaaatcataaatttgtatgttatcaattaaataaagctTATTATTTGATACCTGAAATATCTGTGTAGGTACGTATtgatgtttgtttgtttgttaattatctttatatatatatatatatatctgtgtgtgtgtaatatGTAGTATCAGTGCCATGTGTGATTTCTTCTTTAACTATATGGtttgaatttttggaaaaGGTTTGGTACATCATTACGGATATGGACTGTTTTAGGGACTGCTTTCCCCCTTATTGTTAACCCTTAGCTTGTGCTAGGCTCGTCTTTCttgccccaaaaaaaaaaaaaaaaaaaaaatgcacagGGAATTGATAGTATCCCCAACACCTGGCAAATATGGAAACCAATTTATTTGtccttcattattttcaccGTGCCAATCTTGTGAATCTTTAACAcgaaaaaatatgaatttcgTGCAATTCCTTAATTAGAAAGTCAGATAATCTTTGATCAACTTGGTGTTGGACTTAAAAAAGTAAGCAACCAAGTATAATTTTCAGTTGTTTCAGATTCTACAACATAGAAGGAAAAGCATAAGATCGATGTCCTACGTACATGTTAGCAAAAGCAGATTACTTTTACGAAGACAAATATGAGTCCAAAAATGAAGTTGATGGATCAAAAACGGCTTCGCTTGAAGCAGAAGTTTATGACTTACGCGACTGGAAGAAGATACTCGATCGCTAATCCAGTAATGGAATCGTCGTGatcatggaaaaaaaaaaaaaaaatagaggcaTCACTACTTTCTTAAAAACCTGAACGGCGAGTTGATTTATGAATGACAAGATACTGCAACAACAGAAAGTTCAACTCAAATGCTTGTAAGAGAGGATACTGATAGATTGCTTTCAATAAGATTCTTCTAAAAAGCTTAGACATGaagtttgtttaattaattgttactTGAGAGCGACCGTGAGATAAAGGCCTGAAACGACATTGAGTCCATTGAAGCATGTTCTGAGGAAGGTTGTGCTGCCTTCGCTCTGTTGCCGTGGCTGTGAGAGTTGGTTTTTTGCTCTCCATTATCTCTTCTTTAGTGTTAAAccttttgaaagaaaacaaaagctcAGCTGTTTGGATACTGAGAAAATCTCAGAGAAAATATTGTGGAtctggaatttttttattgttcaaaaataaaaatgtgcaCATACATCCTTATTTATAGACAATTCTTGAGCTTGATTAATCTATAACTAATTCACTATTAagttaaaaactaaatttaagttgGTTAAACTTTAGATCAATGCACAAAACATGTAAAACAGATTGTGACTAATTCCGAGCTATCAAGTTGCTTAACGAACTCTAATGATGTGACAGTACTGACCtgtcttgtctttttttttttttttttggtccttTTTCTGAGCTGTCTTGACATCCTTCATCTTTGTTGTCTACAGGTGTAATCCAATCGCCCAGAGAGGGTGGTGTTGTTTGATAACACCTGTTCGTGTCTCTCAGGACCACTACTTGGCGTAGGCCGTAGAGTCGCAGGCTAGTTGCAACGGTCGTGGGTTCCTCATCGCCTGAACAGTTCTCTGCCCACGCGCGAATAATTACGTGCGCCTCATGGTAATTCAAAAGTGCATTGTTGGCCGGTGCATAACTGATTAAACCTATTGTTTTTGCACAGATTTTGAAGTATAATATTTGTCAAACGTTCTAGTTTCAGGAAATGAATTCGAAAATAGTTACCGtgaataaagtatttaacgAGTTTTGATTGACCGAATTTTACAAAGAAAGTTTGATATTGAGAAGATTCCATTTTTAGAGTCAATGAGACCTTGGTttaaatcttcaaaaattatattttgttcttGACTTAAAAAacatcaccaaaaaaaaaaacaatgactaataaatttactagATAGGATAATAATActcataaatttatgaaagCATAAGTATTTAAATGCTTGGTTCTAGagataataaattgataaataatactCGTAATATTCCTTTTAGTCAACAAAAGCCCacacattaattttataatataagacgcaactaaataaatatataccaTTTAACTTGTGATTGAATTATGGTATTCTAAAAATATTGTGTCTTATATCTTAACACTATTAGAtggtataaaaaattaataaaatttaactatttGATGGTATCCAGACTGTGGcgttttttaacatttatagtGTAATAAATGAGATAAATTCAAAAGTAAAACTAGTTGTGCgagtgaaaatatttaaattgacCGGACCTAGACTTCAAAAAATGAACaatcttaaaatattagaaaatttggTCGAAAAgtgtttttaaattaaaaaatacacgACGGATAGTCGTGCACACGCGCCCGGAAAAGAAAGTGAAGCGACATAAACTGCGAAACAAGGAACGGTGACCAGACCTGACCTCACCTCTCTGCCAGTCGTACACCATTATTTCCTTGTTtttcaagtaaaaaatatttactctCCCCAAAACATCACAACCAAACCCTACCAACTGTTCCGCCACTCTCTCAAAATCCAACCCTCgccaattttttcttttttttttattaaattaattaattttggaaattccaatatatataaaaaaaaataataataataataagaaaagcaCCGCACAAATACAAAACCTAAAGATAAAGCAAAAGCAGAAAGAagtacaaagaaaagaaattaaagaactCCAAGTCCATTGAttgtcattttcattttcattttcatcttcatcaaaTATGAAGATTAAGAACAAAGGTAAAGTCTAtccttctccttcttcttcttcttcttcttcaaacgGAGACTATCTCTCTGTGTTGAAGCTTTTGCCAGCTGGGATTCTCGCTCTCGCCTCAGTCCTCTCTCTGGAGGACCGTGAAGTGCTTGCTTACCTCATCACCAGGTCCATCAAAACGACGACTGCCACAGCCTCGTCGTCTTCCAACATCCAGAGAAAGGCGTCCAAGAAAGCAGCGACCGGAGGcagtaatagtaatagtaacaACAATCATAGGCCCCCGGTGTTTGACTGCGATTGCTTCGACTGTTACACGAGTTACTGGTTCAGATGGGACTCCTCTCCCAACCGCGAGCTCGTTCACCAAGCCATTGAAGCCTTTGAGGACCATTTGGCCAACGGCGAGGCTTCTGACAAGCTGTCCAATAAGAAGAATGGCAAAGCCAAGAGGAGAGACAAAACGGCACGTCGTTCTTCAGACAACAACAAACAACTTCTGGTTGAAGAAACCAATGAATGGTCATCGGGCCCTGCTGCTCCCTCTCCTGTTGAGTCTTCGCCTGAAAATGTCGTGCCTCCTGCACCGCTGACTTCTCCTGAGAACGAGGCTCAACGGCTTGAGGAGAATGAGGTGGTGGTGGAGGTCTCCGCTGAGTCCTCTGCGGTGGTGGAGGAGGGGCAGACAGCGTCTTCGCCGCCGGCGACCAGCTCTCCGCACAAGGGTTTGGCTAGGAAGGTGCTGCCGGACGTGTTAggtttattcaattctcgttTGTGGTCTCTTTGGAGTCCAAACGCTTAGGGCGAAGggaaattaccaaaaaaaatttctttttcttttttattttttggttccCTCTCATGTAATTTTCCCAgcttatttgaaaaaagaaaaatgaagaaattctaattttaatccTTGGTTAATCAAATTCCGTGCCCGAATATAGCAAGTAttttactcttttcttttttaaattttatttccctcttttttcctttttttttttttatcattttaatttattggcTGGATAATATGTGCTTTGCCGGCAGGAGGTCGCTTTagaaaaatgtatataaaattaaaacaaatacttTGGGGATGATTTAATACTAGCTTAGCTATAAAGTATCGTGATTAGGTGGAGATAGTATctggggtggggtgggggcAAATTGAAACGTGAGTTTTGCTTGTTAGTggaaagattattttttatggacAAGGTGTTCGATATTATTTACTAACCtgggaatttattattattcggtgcaaaatatttactttattttattcgattctccttttgaaaaaaaaaaaaattgtcaatgGATGCGATTCTCtatgttttgggtggaggatcTGGAACCCTCTTTCAagtgataaatattttgtgttcaaatttattttatgctttCTTTAAGACCTCTAATTTGGGGTTAGGTGCCCTATGTCTATGTGGATGGCATCGAGGGCGCCTATGATTATTAGCCGACAGGAATAGCAAGCTTGAATTCCCTTAAATACCCTTTTTCTCCTTGTGCCTTGTTTGAGTCAACGTTCGTTTCGccttataatatttatttaatttttatattttttattgtaattatactttttaacaatatttttaatttataaattaacaataaatatcagtgtagaaattttttttttttttttgcatgtaCAACTATCTTACTAATATTTACATataactaaattaatattaatcaacttaaagtaatatttaatatccgtacaataattttattaataattatttttttttaaaaattattattttcttattatttttcttagaatattatgtaaaaaaacaaattatggCAAATAAAACAAGGATGAGAGTGtaatatgtttaataataggggtattttttaaaaatataaaaaataaataaataatttaaaatataagtactaacaaatatttatcaatttttatggTTGATGTGCTAAACTTAGAATCTAATAAATCAGAATCATATATAATCTAAAATGTCACGTATAACTTGTAATCAGTAAACATGTCGCATGGGAGTCAAATTCTAAAAGCAATTATTAAAGTTCGCATTCATATCTTTTTTGTGTTATCATGACAGCGTACCCGATTGGGGACCCAAAGCATatcggattttttttttttttattattttggtagTTTTGCATCGAGTATCCTTCGATGAAGATAATATAATAGTGTAACTGCTTTTGTGGCTTGACCATATATATTCCCATTTGTTCTTAACTTACACGCGAATGTGACCCCCAGAATTAATGGCGACCGATCCCCTTGAATCAAAGAAATACCAACCGAAGATGATTGGTTAACCTCATAAGAAACTGGGAACCACCCATTAATTAGTATACGTCTATAAGAGCACAAGTCACATCTCTCTCCTCATACGTGAGTTTATTTTCTACTAACTACTTGGGGGCGGATTCTCCTATTTCATAGGTCCAGCCACTCCAACTTGGCCATAATAGTGTTGCTATTTAGACAAAGCcctattgaattttttttatttatcataaatataagtatactataatgtaattttaaaaaaaaaaattctatcaaGAGATGAGGTGAGACGTTGTGCATTGTAATATTATAAGCATGCAGTTAGTTTGGAACAATAATTTGCTTGTAATACTCGTAAACTCATGATAAACGCAAATAGGTTACTCAGCTGTaccttaaaagttacaatattaaagtatttgataaaCGGTAACTTTTGTAGTTTGAAagatatgttgatatgatttttcacttgtataatgaaaaatatattatatttttagtaatattgtcaaaaatattatttaaaatttatatttactatatattattaatatttattttataattataatttttttctacaacaattataatttaaaagttacagtatcTTAATCTCAAATAGAACCACAAGCAAACAGTTTCACCATGGTAGTTTGGGTTACATACATGGGCGGACCCAATTAAGGCCCATGAGGGGCTTCAACCCCCCCCCCCGagaccattaagttttcttttaaatgtacCCCAAGGCCCTTctgaaaaagttaaataaaagaatttggacacatttttttatatattaaaagactTATAGTTCAATGGTAAGAgtgttatttaataattttaaaaccttAGTTCAAATTCCATTAgccacattattttatttttttaaatattttgtggaAACTACTtcgaaaaataatattttcacacatttaaaatattacttcaaaaaatgatattttcacacatttaaaaataataatttattactattattatttagaattaaaaaaataataataaaatttaagtttataagacttaaaatatattcaagtaaatattaaaaaaatttaagttaaataaaaatttttgaactaaGTCCTccctcattttaatttttgggtcCGCCACTGGTTTCATAGGTGAAGGACACGTAATGATATCTTATCGTTTGTGCTTTATGCATGGATTGGATGGTGGCTAGCAAACAAGCAAATGACAAATGAAGCTAGGCCATTGGCAAAAGTCACAGTACAGACAGTTGCCGGGAACTGAGAAGTGAGTAGCTTCTGGTGCCTGCCTTATCCCCATTGCATGTGATAGGGTGTTTTTGGATCGATCCTCGGCTAAAGTTGGTAAACAAACGCAAACAATTAAATTCATGGGCACTTTGATTGTCTCCTTCctttttgtttgctttgaGACTGACAAAATACTTGGCACAACAGTCTGAGCAGAAGCACCCAAAATCAGTAAttgatgaaatgaaaatgCGTGAGAAGGGAAGTGATTTGCCTTCCCATCTCGCAAAGGAGTAGTTTCTACTTTTACTTCTTATTTGAAATCCGAgccaaaaaaaatctcattaccTGGCGTGAGTTTTAGCGAACGCATATAATAAATTCTACTTCCAAGTAAAGATAAGTATGATATAATTAGAACAAGCATCCATGCTAAGGttataaaaacttaatattGTTGATTCCGAGGCTATTTAATTTCCCTCCCCTTTGCTTTTGGGAAACAAGTCCGGTGCTCAGCCGAGCTTATGCTGAGCACATGATCAATGATCACTAATTGTCTTATGTGGGCTCTAAGAAATTATTGACCATTGATTCGGTGCTCAGTTCAAGGTCAAACAAAATGTTTTCAATCTATTTAATAACCAAAATGTTTTCAAAGACATGCcactttcttttaaattttaataacgaGGTTATTCACtacaacaaaattgaaaaagtatTGAAGTCGAAtcagtaaaataaaacttattcttaattggagaaaagaaaagatgaatgagataaataaaggaaaaagggATAGAGATTTATAAAAGAGTAAGCCTTTTGAAACACTTAAAACTCCTCACAAaactcattttaaattaaaattacttaaataatgaaagacaaattaattcatttttattttcaacagaatttaattaaatacttaaataaatgattttttaaccCTTTTTTTACACTCCCATCTCATAATttgtgtttatattttaatttttaatttaaaaatatttctttgagaaaaattacaagaatttaCTGTTACGGAGATAGAAATTatgtaataagaaaaaatcatttaatgttttaagatttatatgtattttataaatagaaactTAAAAGAACTTCATGTTTTTggagagaaaatatttattcaagaaataaaattcaaaagggTGGTCTAAGGATTACAAAAAATGGGTATCAAACTGTCAGTAGTCCATTGTTCCCAAAATTGGGCTTACAAAATTGAGTGGCcgaaaatgtaataaaattacgCATTGCATCGGAGGATGAGCCATGAGCTATATACACTTAAAAATGACGGAAAGAAAAAGTGAACCTAGCAGTCcgtgatttatttatttatttctttatttttaataaaggcaGCCCGTGACTAAAATCTCTGAACtatattcaatattataaaaaaattattttggcaaaagataaagataaatagaggtttgttaattgttattcTAATTGgggtaaaatgaaatttatcgAAAATtgagttataaaattttgactaaatGTGGGAACGGGCACGGGTCTGATCGTGTTGGGTTTGTATACCACTCAACCCTACTCACAGAACCGTCGTAGTCTGGAACAAGTTGGGTTGACTGTGTTGGGTTTTTGAAAAAGACTGAGTTTTATAGTCTAATTTACTattgtataaaattttaaaaaataaatcaattaattgaaaaaaaaaactacaaaaacaCAAACATTAACATCATTAGGACAAATCCAACATTGCTAAGTCTAACGATCAAATTGTTAGTTCAtgcttaatgaagaaaaaaaacgagttcaaaaatttaaaattatgtttaatacAAAACATCAAAAGTCTAAATAATAGTAGTAGCAAGAGTTTGATGAAGATCATTCCATTAttgatttatcaaatattgaaatttatatcataataattatacacacacaaatatatatatatatatatatatatatatatatatatatatatatatatattggttgGCAGGCTGGGTTGAGTTGAATAATAGCACGAGTTGAGAATTTAACAACCCAAACCTAAAAAAATCATGGGAGTTAGGTCAGTTTTATTGGTTAGGCGAGTTGCTGTCCACTCCTGACAATATTTATCCAGTTTTTTGTCAAGTTGATCTTGATACGTTGTTTATTCATTACAATTCCaattaaggatttttttttttaattgtctaTAAGTACCCTTTTGCAATTTCCACCATGGTAAGTGGGAAATTACAAAGGCTTAATTACTTTGAAGGAAAACTATTAGTCATCCATCCTAAGTTTACCCCATTGTAAGAAACaaactacaaaatttttaatttgttcagTTTTGCACCCAATGTATGCAATTTGTATTAACCATACACTCAAAACACATGATTACATTTAAAAtgacaaaacaaaagtaaacGCAAGTTATAAtggtaattattttataagcgTAATTTCGTTCTTTTgatgaataattaatataaattgtaaACAATGGGtggaaaattaaacaaattcaaatttttgtaatatttttttataacaggGTGAATTTTGGATGGATTTGAATGATATGTAGGTTAACTTCAAATTCGTCAAACGTCATGGTGAGAAACCGCTCATCATCTATTTTACTACATTTGGCAACTTAACTGATTGGTATGAAAATTGTAGTAAAACATATATAGGTTAGTATAAGAATATTGTTTTAATGCGTTGCAATACAATATGACACAAGCTGCCAAACGCATCTAAAGAGTAttcaatttctaaaaatatcgGGTCACACGTGCATGTGTACAGTTAAGACTCAAAtgcttttacatttttatcgGATATTGGCAGAGAAATATGGCAAGTTAACGGAGATTTTGCGGATACAAGTGAAGATTATATAAAAGAATCCGTGTACAAGAAATTAAGGCAGGTTATTACTAGCAACAAGGTTAGAAACTCGAAAAACTAGCAAATCGATCATTCAATTAGATATTGCACACTTTACATGTCTAGCGCGGGTTCCTGTATGAGGTTTTGATACGCAGCAAGCACCAAACTCATGTTCAGTCTCGCATTTGCAGGCCTATTCGTGACCTTACAAGCGTAAGGCATCAAATTGCCATCACCTCTTATCCACAAAGCAAATGCATCTTGGAGATGATATACTTGTGCGTCCTACAATCAACGAAGTTTAATTGATTAGTGGAGAAACATTCGCTTACGTTTGTAGAATCAGCATCGATCATTCACTTAGATATTGTTAATCAATCCGAACAATAGGTCACTACATGCACGCACTTGTCTCTTTCTGTTTGCCCTATTTTATGTTCTCCATTATTACTCGGGACTCTCGAGAATAATTCTTAGTTCTTGTCTAATATTAAGATGATATGACTTAAAACAAACACTGCAGtgattttagagaaaaaattccagctataaaataaatattgatatattattgtaaatataatttttaaataatatgtttgataaaaatagtaaaaatgttatagatttttcatcatacaaatgtataataaaattaacttagtTTTCAAGACACAGTAGTTATTGTTATACTTTTTACACTACAACTGTCTAACTACAGTACCAAACAAGAcctcaatttattttagttaaacaAAAGGGGTCAAGATAGGACCcacaattaatttgattaaagtttatacatgTAAACATGGAGACCGATAGTTACATCAGTTTTCAATATTGTACCGAAGGCCACTGATATGCGATGGCT contains these protein-coding regions:
- the LOC102622778 gene encoding uncharacterized protein LOC102622778, which produces MKIKNKGKVYPSPSSSSSSSNGDYLSVLKLLPAGILALASVLSLEDREVLAYLITRSIKTTTATASSSSNIQRKASKKAATGGSNSNSNNNHRPPVFDCDCFDCYTSYWFRWDSSPNRELVHQAIEAFEDHLANGEASDKLSNKKNGKAKRRDKTARRSSDNNKQLLVEETNEWSSGPAAPSPVESSPENVVPPAPLTSPENEAQRLEENEVVVEVSAESSAVVEEGQTASSPPATSSPHKGLARKVLPDVLGLFNSRLWSLWSPNA